The Glycine soja cultivar W05 chromosome 6, ASM419377v2, whole genome shotgun sequence genome has a window encoding:
- the LOC114417315 gene encoding NEDD8-activating enzyme E1 regulatory subunit AXR1-like — MAEPKVKYDRQLRIWGEQGQAALEKSSICLLNCGPTGSETLKNLVLGGVGSITVVDGSKVEVGDLGNNFLVDEASLGKSKAKCVCSFLQELNDAVKAKFVEESPETLIETNPSFFSQFTLVVATQLVENSMIKLDRICREANVMLIFARSYGLTGFVRISVKEHAVIESKPDHFLDDLRLNNPWPELKRFADDIDLNVQDPVAHKHIPYVVILVKMADEWAKSHGGRLPSTREEKKEFKELLKAGMVAQDEDNYKEAIDSAFKVFAPRGISLESQQILNDSSAEVDSNSSDFWVLVTALKDFIANEGGGDAPLEGSIPDMTSSTEQYVNLQNIYHAKAEADFLVIECLVRSTLKKIGRDSNSISKSTIKSFCKNARKLKVCRYRLIEDEFNSPNLPELQKYLTDEDYSIAVGIYILLRAVDRFAANYNSFPGQFDSAMDEDIPRLKSTAIGLLNDLGCNGATLAEDLINEMCRFGAAELHAVAALVGGIASQEVIKLITRQFVPMSGTYIFNGIDHKSQLLSL, encoded by the exons ATGGCAGAACCCAAGGTTAAATACGATCGCCAACTCAG AATATGGGGCGAACAAGGACAGGCAGCCCTTGAGAAATCTAGTATTTGCTTACTTAACTGTGGTCCTACTGGTTCTGAAACACTTAAGAATCTTGTTCTTGGTGGGGTTGGAAGTATTACTGTAGTCGACGGATCTAAAGTTGAAGTGGGTGACCtcggaaacaattttttgg TGGATGAAGCAAGTCTTGGGAAGTCAAAGGCAAAATGTGTATGCTCATTTCTTCAAGAGCTGAATGATGCAGTTAAAGCAAAATTTGTAGAAGAGTCTCCAGAAACATTGATTGAGACAAATCCATCATTCTTTTCTCAATTTACTTTGGTTGTTGCCACTCAG CTTGTGGAAAATTCAATGATAAAGCTTGACCGAATCTGCAGGGAGGCGAATGTTATGTTGATCTTTGCTCGCTCTTATGGCCTTACAGGGTTTGTTCGAATTAGTGTGAAG GAGCATGCTGTGATTGAGTCAAAGCCTGACCATTTTTTGGATGATCTCCGGTTAAATAATCCTTGGCCTGAACTCAAGAG ATTTGCAGATGACATTGACTTGAATGTGCAAGATCCTGTAGCTCATAAACACATACCATATGTTGTCATTCTTGTCAAGATGGCTGATGAGTGGGCCAAAAGCCATGGAGGAAGGCTCCCATCAaccagagaagaaaaaaaggagttCAAG GAGCTTCTTAAGGCTGGGATGGTTGCACAAGATGAAGATAATTATAAAGAAGCTATTGATTCAGCATTCAAAGTATTTGCTCCCCGAGGAATAA GTTTGGAGTCGCAACAGATACTAAATGATAGTTCTGCTGAAGTGGACTCTAATTCTTCAGATTTTTGGGTGTTGGTGACAGCTCTTAAG GATTTCATTGCAAATGAAGGTGGTGGGGATGCACCCCTTGAAGGATCTATACCAGACATGACTTCTTCTACTGA GCAATATGTGAATTTGCAGAATATCTATCACGCTAAAGCTGAGGCTGACTTTCTTGTAATAGAATGTCTAGTGAGAAGTACTTTGAAGAAGATTGGTAGAGATTCAAATAGCATTTCAAAGTCAACAATTAAAAGCTTCTGTAAAAATGCAAGAAAACTCAAA GTTTGCAGGTACCGTCTAATTGAAGATGAGTTTAATTCTCCAAACCTACCCGAGTTACAGAAGTACCTAACTGATGAAGATTACAG CATTGCTGTGGGGATTTATATTTTGCTTCGTGCTGTTGACCGGTTTGCTGCTAATTACAACAGCTTTCCAGGACAGTTTGACAG TGCAATGGATGAGGATATACCTCGATTAAAAAGCACAGCAATTGGCCTACTTAATGACTTGGGATGCAATGGAGCCACTTTGGCTGAGGACCTTATAAATGAGATGTGTCGATTTGGTGCAGCAGAGCTTCATGCTGTTGCTGCTTTGGTTGGAGGAATTGCATCGCAAGAAGTGATCAAG CTCATAACAAGGCAATTTGTACCTATGTCCGGAACCTACATATTCAACGGCATTGACCACAAGTCACAGCTTTTGTCACTGTAA
- the LOC114417314 gene encoding protein RRP6-like 3 isoform X2, whose translation MTNAHRMCVAFTVATLSTAAAVIYVLFAARRRKQHKSSPCYLHSEQKPQCAAFKRVVADNSYTPFKHLINDDENASNSHPYEAEITALLKNPLPEIELGTEIADLEMKDSYVWVHTEMQLKELVDVLSEERFFAVDTEQHSLRSFLGFTALVQISTREKDYLVDTIALHDFMGILRPIFANPSICKVFHGADNDIVWLQRDFHIYVVNLFDTSKACEVLSKPQKSLAYLLETYCGVTTNKLLQREDWRQRPLSAEMVHYARTDAHYLLYIANCLINELKQLDNENSSSDDKFHFVLEASRRSNMICLQLFKKEIEASPGESSALSLFSRRVSSHGFPSISNEAQIQNIVRQLCTWRDLMARIHDESLKYVLSDQAIVALASQPSASHSEIYNTIAQADINMEMGVNPLIPSPSPVVCSHLSDIYHLLANKLDNDIYSVILQKCLGQNGSCPLSIFNYALLVNSNLRPTLAYKQPGPKNPKQYSRKASRDLFVQKFSCKSAVYHNCRIYANDGRLLCYCDRRKLEWYLSRDLAKLIDEEPPAIMLLFEPKGRPEDEGNDFYIQSKKNICVGCGEGNHYLRYRIIPSCYRIHFPEHLKSHRSHDIVLLCVDCHEVAHAAAEKYKRKVAVEFGIPLYLQRVVHPGQKTEKQIEERGVSPLQLRTAAMALLRHGPRMPLNRHEELTEIIKRYYGGREISNEDLERALQVGMTPHERRRFEKKRGFSFKHSIGNTATVQKQDNHSSCTAGMSNVDVDTLKVDAHDGSYGNEETSEVDREHLTREDDFGNSTLASDITVNGTASATLNRNMITVETTDYNESSDSAINVDDSCLSSRQENGLSEHNSKLSLLGHGPHGKRVVEYLLKEYGEDGIRAFCQRWRQVFVDAVNPRFLPGGWDVKHRL comes from the exons atgacCAACGCTCACAGGATGTGCGTAGCATTCACCGTCGCCACATTATCCACCGCTGCCGCCGTCATCTACGTCCTCTTCGCCGCGCGAAGGCGCAAGCAGCACAAGTCCTCGCCGTGCTATTTACACTCCGAACAGAAACCACAGTGCGCCGCGTTTAAGCGCGTCGTAGCGGATAATTCCTACACTCCGTTCAAGCACCTCATCAACGACGACG AGAATGCTTCGAATTCACATCCATATGAGGCAGAGATTACGGCATTGTTAAAAAATCCTCTGCCTGAAATTGAGCTTGGAACTGAGATCGCAGACTTGGAAATGAAGGATTCATATGTTTGGGTTCATACTGAAATGCAGTTAAAGGAGCTGGTTGATGTGTTGAGTGAAGAGAGGTTCTTTGCTGTGGACACGGAACAACATAGCTTACGATCTTTTTTAGGCTTTACAGCATTGGTTCAG ATTTCTACCCGGGAGAAAGATTATTTGGTTGACACAATTGCCCTGCATGATTTTATGGGCATTCTTCGCCCCATTTTTGCCAATCCTTCAATTTGTAAA GTGTTCCATGGGGCTGACAATGATATAGTCTGGCTACAGAGGGACTTCCATATATACGTTGTTAATCTATTTGATACTTCAAAG GCATGCGAGGTGCTGTCAAAACCACAGAAATCCCTTGCTTATTTGCTTGAAACTTACTGCGGTGTgacaacaaataaattattacaG CGTGAAGACTGGAGGCAGCGCCCTCTCTCAGCAGAAATGGTACATTATGCACGAACGGATGCACACTATCTGTTGTATATTGCAAACTGTCTGATCAATGAACTCAAACAACTGGACAATG AAAACTCTTCTTCCGATGACAAATTCCATTTTGTTCTTGAGGCTAGTCGGCGTTCAAACATGATTTGTTTACAACTTTTCAAGAAAGAGATTGAAGCTTCTCCTGGAGAATCTTCTGCATTATCATTATTTTCACGTCGAGTGAGCAGTCATGGCTTTCCATCAATTTCGAATGAAGCCCAG ATTCAGAATATTGTGAGGCAACTGTGCACATGGAGAGATCTGATG GCTCGTATTCATGATGAGAGCTTAAAATATGTACTGTCAGACCAGGCAATTGTTGCTTTGGCAAGTCAGCCTTCAGCGAGTCACTCTGAAATATACAACACCATAGCTCAGGCTGATATCAATATGGAAATGGGTGTCAACCCTCTCATCCCTTCCCCATCTCCTGTTGTTTGCAGTCACCTGAGTGATATCTATCATCTGCTTGCAAACAAGTTGGATAATGATATTTATTCAGTGATTCTACAGAAGTGTCTGGGTCAAAATGGGAGTTGTCCACTTTCTATATTTAATTATGCTTTGTTGGTAAACAGTAACCTAAGACCTACTTTAGCCTATAAACAACCGGGCCCAAAAAATCCTAAACAATATTCTCGGAAGGCTTCTCGAGATTTGTTTGTTCAAAAATTCTCTTGTAAATCTGCTGTTTATCACAATTGCCGGATCTATGCTAATGATGGGAGGCTGCTTTGTTATTGTGATCGGAGGAAGCTTGAATG GTACCTTAGTCGGGATCTTGCAAAACTTATTGATGAGGAACCCCCAGCTATAATGCTTCTTTTTGAACCCAAAGGTCGCCCAGAGGACGAAGGCAATGATTTTTATATCCAGagtaagaaaaatatatgtgtTGGGTGTGGTGAAGGAAATCACTACTTACGGTATCGAATAATCCCATCCTGTTACAGAATACATTTCCCTGAGCATTTGAAAAGCCATCGTTCGCATGACATTGTTCTACTTTGTGTGGATTGCCATGAAGTTGCACATGCTGCTGCAGAAAAGTATAAGAGAAAAGTAGCTGTTGAATTTGGGATTCCTCTCTACCTTCAGAGGGTAGTTCATCCAGGTCAAAAGACTGAAAAACAGATTGAAGAGAGAGGTGTATCTCCTTTACAATTACGAACAGCTGCTATGGCTCTTCTACGCCATGGACCAAGAATGCCTCTCAATCGCCATGAAGAACTGACTGAG ATTATAAAGAGATATTATGGAGGAAGGGAGATATCCAATGAAGATCTAGAAAGAGCTTTGCAAGTTGGCATGACTCCTCATGAGAGAAGACGATTCGAGAAGAAGAGAGGGTTCTCTTTTAAACATTCTATAGGGAATACTGCTACAGTGCAAAAACAGGATAATCATTCTAGTTGCACAGCCGGAATGAGTAATGTGGATGTAGACACATTGAAAGTTGATGCTCATGATGGCTCATATGGAAATGAAGAAACAAGTGAAGTAGATAGAGAACATTTGACTAGAGAAGATGATTTTGGAAATTCCACTTTAGCTTCTGATATTACAGTTAATGGAACTGCCTCTGCAACTTTGAACAGAAATATGATCACAGTTGAAACTACAGACTACAATGAAAGCAGTGACTCTGCCATAAATGTTGATGATAGCTGTCTGAGCAGTAGGCAAGAAAATGGACTTAGTGAACATAATTCAAAACTATCACTCTTGGGACATGGACCACATGGGAAACGAGTTGTAGAATATTTACTGAAGGAGTATGGTGAAGATGGCATCCGGGCGTTTTGTCAAAGATGGAGACAAGTATTTGTGGATGCTGTAAATCCACGTTTTCTTCCCGGTGGTTGGGATGTAAAACACAG GCTTTGA
- the LOC114417314 gene encoding protein RRP6-like 3 isoform X1, producing MTNAHRMCVAFTVATLSTAAAVIYVLFAARRRKQHKSSPCYLHSEQKPQCAAFKRVVADNSYTPFKHLINDDENASNSHPYEAEITALLKNPLPEIELGTEIADLEMKDSYVWVHTEMQLKELVDVLSEERFFAVDTEQHSLRSFLGFTALVQISTREKDYLVDTIALHDFMGILRPIFANPSICKVFHGADNDIVWLQRDFHIYVVNLFDTSKACEVLSKPQKSLAYLLETYCGVTTNKLLQREDWRQRPLSAEMVHYARTDAHYLLYIANCLINELKQLDNENSSSDDKFHFVLEASRRSNMICLQLFKKEIEASPGESSALSLFSRRVSSHGFPSISNEAQIQNIVRQLCTWRDLMARIHDESLKYVLSDQAIVALASQPSASHSEIYNTIAQADINMEMGVNPLIPSPSPVVCSHLSDIYHLLANKLDNDIYSVILQKCLGQNGSCPLSIFNYALLVNSNLRPTLAYKQPGPKNPKQYSRKASRDLFVQKFSCKSAVYHNCRIYANDGRLLCYCDRRKLEWYLSRDLAKLIDEEPPAIMLLFEPKGRPEDEGNDFYIQSKKNICVGCGEGNHYLRYRIIPSCYRIHFPEHLKSHRSHDIVLLCVDCHEVAHAAAEKYKRKVAVEFGIPLYLQRVVHPGQKTEKQIEERGVSPLQLRTAAMALLRHGPRMPLNRHEELTEIIKRYYGGREISNEDLERALQVGMTPHERRRFEKKRGFSFKHSIGNTATVQKQDNHSSCTAGMSNVDVDTLKVDAHDGSYGNEETSEVDREHLTREDDFGNSTLASDITVNGTASATLNRNMITVETTDYNESSDSAINVDDSCLSSRQENGLSEHNSKLSLLGHGPHGKRVVEYLLKEYGEDGIRAFCQRWRQVFVDAVNPRFLPGGWDVKHSGRRDFGKFSVYNPDKRGAAAST from the exons atgacCAACGCTCACAGGATGTGCGTAGCATTCACCGTCGCCACATTATCCACCGCTGCCGCCGTCATCTACGTCCTCTTCGCCGCGCGAAGGCGCAAGCAGCACAAGTCCTCGCCGTGCTATTTACACTCCGAACAGAAACCACAGTGCGCCGCGTTTAAGCGCGTCGTAGCGGATAATTCCTACACTCCGTTCAAGCACCTCATCAACGACGACG AGAATGCTTCGAATTCACATCCATATGAGGCAGAGATTACGGCATTGTTAAAAAATCCTCTGCCTGAAATTGAGCTTGGAACTGAGATCGCAGACTTGGAAATGAAGGATTCATATGTTTGGGTTCATACTGAAATGCAGTTAAAGGAGCTGGTTGATGTGTTGAGTGAAGAGAGGTTCTTTGCTGTGGACACGGAACAACATAGCTTACGATCTTTTTTAGGCTTTACAGCATTGGTTCAG ATTTCTACCCGGGAGAAAGATTATTTGGTTGACACAATTGCCCTGCATGATTTTATGGGCATTCTTCGCCCCATTTTTGCCAATCCTTCAATTTGTAAA GTGTTCCATGGGGCTGACAATGATATAGTCTGGCTACAGAGGGACTTCCATATATACGTTGTTAATCTATTTGATACTTCAAAG GCATGCGAGGTGCTGTCAAAACCACAGAAATCCCTTGCTTATTTGCTTGAAACTTACTGCGGTGTgacaacaaataaattattacaG CGTGAAGACTGGAGGCAGCGCCCTCTCTCAGCAGAAATGGTACATTATGCACGAACGGATGCACACTATCTGTTGTATATTGCAAACTGTCTGATCAATGAACTCAAACAACTGGACAATG AAAACTCTTCTTCCGATGACAAATTCCATTTTGTTCTTGAGGCTAGTCGGCGTTCAAACATGATTTGTTTACAACTTTTCAAGAAAGAGATTGAAGCTTCTCCTGGAGAATCTTCTGCATTATCATTATTTTCACGTCGAGTGAGCAGTCATGGCTTTCCATCAATTTCGAATGAAGCCCAG ATTCAGAATATTGTGAGGCAACTGTGCACATGGAGAGATCTGATG GCTCGTATTCATGATGAGAGCTTAAAATATGTACTGTCAGACCAGGCAATTGTTGCTTTGGCAAGTCAGCCTTCAGCGAGTCACTCTGAAATATACAACACCATAGCTCAGGCTGATATCAATATGGAAATGGGTGTCAACCCTCTCATCCCTTCCCCATCTCCTGTTGTTTGCAGTCACCTGAGTGATATCTATCATCTGCTTGCAAACAAGTTGGATAATGATATTTATTCAGTGATTCTACAGAAGTGTCTGGGTCAAAATGGGAGTTGTCCACTTTCTATATTTAATTATGCTTTGTTGGTAAACAGTAACCTAAGACCTACTTTAGCCTATAAACAACCGGGCCCAAAAAATCCTAAACAATATTCTCGGAAGGCTTCTCGAGATTTGTTTGTTCAAAAATTCTCTTGTAAATCTGCTGTTTATCACAATTGCCGGATCTATGCTAATGATGGGAGGCTGCTTTGTTATTGTGATCGGAGGAAGCTTGAATG GTACCTTAGTCGGGATCTTGCAAAACTTATTGATGAGGAACCCCCAGCTATAATGCTTCTTTTTGAACCCAAAGGTCGCCCAGAGGACGAAGGCAATGATTTTTATATCCAGagtaagaaaaatatatgtgtTGGGTGTGGTGAAGGAAATCACTACTTACGGTATCGAATAATCCCATCCTGTTACAGAATACATTTCCCTGAGCATTTGAAAAGCCATCGTTCGCATGACATTGTTCTACTTTGTGTGGATTGCCATGAAGTTGCACATGCTGCTGCAGAAAAGTATAAGAGAAAAGTAGCTGTTGAATTTGGGATTCCTCTCTACCTTCAGAGGGTAGTTCATCCAGGTCAAAAGACTGAAAAACAGATTGAAGAGAGAGGTGTATCTCCTTTACAATTACGAACAGCTGCTATGGCTCTTCTACGCCATGGACCAAGAATGCCTCTCAATCGCCATGAAGAACTGACTGAG ATTATAAAGAGATATTATGGAGGAAGGGAGATATCCAATGAAGATCTAGAAAGAGCTTTGCAAGTTGGCATGACTCCTCATGAGAGAAGACGATTCGAGAAGAAGAGAGGGTTCTCTTTTAAACATTCTATAGGGAATACTGCTACAGTGCAAAAACAGGATAATCATTCTAGTTGCACAGCCGGAATGAGTAATGTGGATGTAGACACATTGAAAGTTGATGCTCATGATGGCTCATATGGAAATGAAGAAACAAGTGAAGTAGATAGAGAACATTTGACTAGAGAAGATGATTTTGGAAATTCCACTTTAGCTTCTGATATTACAGTTAATGGAACTGCCTCTGCAACTTTGAACAGAAATATGATCACAGTTGAAACTACAGACTACAATGAAAGCAGTGACTCTGCCATAAATGTTGATGATAGCTGTCTGAGCAGTAGGCAAGAAAATGGACTTAGTGAACATAATTCAAAACTATCACTCTTGGGACATGGACCACATGGGAAACGAGTTGTAGAATATTTACTGAAGGAGTATGGTGAAGATGGCATCCGGGCGTTTTGTCAAAGATGGAGACAAGTATTTGTGGATGCTGTAAATCCACGTTTTCTTCCCGGTGGTTGGGATGTAAAACACAG TGGAAGAAGGGACTTCGGGAAGTTCAGTGTATACAATCCTGACAAAAGAGGAGCTGCTGCTAGTACGTAG
- the LOC114417314 gene encoding protein RRP6-like 3 isoform X3 encodes MILWAFFAPFLPILQFVKYVFHGADNDIVWLQRDFHIYVVNLFDTSKACEVLSKPQKSLAYLLETYCGVTTNKLLQREDWRQRPLSAEMVHYARTDAHYLLYIANCLINELKQLDNENSSSDDKFHFVLEASRRSNMICLQLFKKEIEASPGESSALSLFSRRVSSHGFPSISNEAQIQNIVRQLCTWRDLMARIHDESLKYVLSDQAIVALASQPSASHSEIYNTIAQADINMEMGVNPLIPSPSPVVCSHLSDIYHLLANKLDNDIYSVILQKCLGQNGSCPLSIFNYALLVNSNLRPTLAYKQPGPKNPKQYSRKASRDLFVQKFSCKSAVYHNCRIYANDGRLLCYCDRRKLEWYLSRDLAKLIDEEPPAIMLLFEPKGRPEDEGNDFYIQSKKNICVGCGEGNHYLRYRIIPSCYRIHFPEHLKSHRSHDIVLLCVDCHEVAHAAAEKYKRKVAVEFGIPLYLQRVVHPGQKTEKQIEERGVSPLQLRTAAMALLRHGPRMPLNRHEELTEIIKRYYGGREISNEDLERALQVGMTPHERRRFEKKRGFSFKHSIGNTATVQKQDNHSSCTAGMSNVDVDTLKVDAHDGSYGNEETSEVDREHLTREDDFGNSTLASDITVNGTASATLNRNMITVETTDYNESSDSAINVDDSCLSSRQENGLSEHNSKLSLLGHGPHGKRVVEYLLKEYGEDGIRAFCQRWRQVFVDAVNPRFLPGGWDVKHSGRRDFGKFSVYNPDKRGAAAST; translated from the exons ATGATTTTATGGGCATTCTTCGCCCCATTTTTGCCAATCCTTCAATTTGTAAAGTAT GTGTTCCATGGGGCTGACAATGATATAGTCTGGCTACAGAGGGACTTCCATATATACGTTGTTAATCTATTTGATACTTCAAAG GCATGCGAGGTGCTGTCAAAACCACAGAAATCCCTTGCTTATTTGCTTGAAACTTACTGCGGTGTgacaacaaataaattattacaG CGTGAAGACTGGAGGCAGCGCCCTCTCTCAGCAGAAATGGTACATTATGCACGAACGGATGCACACTATCTGTTGTATATTGCAAACTGTCTGATCAATGAACTCAAACAACTGGACAATG AAAACTCTTCTTCCGATGACAAATTCCATTTTGTTCTTGAGGCTAGTCGGCGTTCAAACATGATTTGTTTACAACTTTTCAAGAAAGAGATTGAAGCTTCTCCTGGAGAATCTTCTGCATTATCATTATTTTCACGTCGAGTGAGCAGTCATGGCTTTCCATCAATTTCGAATGAAGCCCAG ATTCAGAATATTGTGAGGCAACTGTGCACATGGAGAGATCTGATG GCTCGTATTCATGATGAGAGCTTAAAATATGTACTGTCAGACCAGGCAATTGTTGCTTTGGCAAGTCAGCCTTCAGCGAGTCACTCTGAAATATACAACACCATAGCTCAGGCTGATATCAATATGGAAATGGGTGTCAACCCTCTCATCCCTTCCCCATCTCCTGTTGTTTGCAGTCACCTGAGTGATATCTATCATCTGCTTGCAAACAAGTTGGATAATGATATTTATTCAGTGATTCTACAGAAGTGTCTGGGTCAAAATGGGAGTTGTCCACTTTCTATATTTAATTATGCTTTGTTGGTAAACAGTAACCTAAGACCTACTTTAGCCTATAAACAACCGGGCCCAAAAAATCCTAAACAATATTCTCGGAAGGCTTCTCGAGATTTGTTTGTTCAAAAATTCTCTTGTAAATCTGCTGTTTATCACAATTGCCGGATCTATGCTAATGATGGGAGGCTGCTTTGTTATTGTGATCGGAGGAAGCTTGAATG GTACCTTAGTCGGGATCTTGCAAAACTTATTGATGAGGAACCCCCAGCTATAATGCTTCTTTTTGAACCCAAAGGTCGCCCAGAGGACGAAGGCAATGATTTTTATATCCAGagtaagaaaaatatatgtgtTGGGTGTGGTGAAGGAAATCACTACTTACGGTATCGAATAATCCCATCCTGTTACAGAATACATTTCCCTGAGCATTTGAAAAGCCATCGTTCGCATGACATTGTTCTACTTTGTGTGGATTGCCATGAAGTTGCACATGCTGCTGCAGAAAAGTATAAGAGAAAAGTAGCTGTTGAATTTGGGATTCCTCTCTACCTTCAGAGGGTAGTTCATCCAGGTCAAAAGACTGAAAAACAGATTGAAGAGAGAGGTGTATCTCCTTTACAATTACGAACAGCTGCTATGGCTCTTCTACGCCATGGACCAAGAATGCCTCTCAATCGCCATGAAGAACTGACTGAG ATTATAAAGAGATATTATGGAGGAAGGGAGATATCCAATGAAGATCTAGAAAGAGCTTTGCAAGTTGGCATGACTCCTCATGAGAGAAGACGATTCGAGAAGAAGAGAGGGTTCTCTTTTAAACATTCTATAGGGAATACTGCTACAGTGCAAAAACAGGATAATCATTCTAGTTGCACAGCCGGAATGAGTAATGTGGATGTAGACACATTGAAAGTTGATGCTCATGATGGCTCATATGGAAATGAAGAAACAAGTGAAGTAGATAGAGAACATTTGACTAGAGAAGATGATTTTGGAAATTCCACTTTAGCTTCTGATATTACAGTTAATGGAACTGCCTCTGCAACTTTGAACAGAAATATGATCACAGTTGAAACTACAGACTACAATGAAAGCAGTGACTCTGCCATAAATGTTGATGATAGCTGTCTGAGCAGTAGGCAAGAAAATGGACTTAGTGAACATAATTCAAAACTATCACTCTTGGGACATGGACCACATGGGAAACGAGTTGTAGAATATTTACTGAAGGAGTATGGTGAAGATGGCATCCGGGCGTTTTGTCAAAGATGGAGACAAGTATTTGTGGATGCTGTAAATCCACGTTTTCTTCCCGGTGGTTGGGATGTAAAACACAG TGGAAGAAGGGACTTCGGGAAGTTCAGTGTATACAATCCTGACAAAAGAGGAGCTGCTGCTAGTACGTAG